From Phoenix dactylifera cultivar Barhee BC4 unplaced genomic scaffold, palm_55x_up_171113_PBpolish2nd_filt_p 000693F, whole genome shotgun sequence, the proteins below share one genomic window:
- the LOC103695760 gene encoding chaperone protein dnaJ 20, chloroplastic-like: protein MLSLSSSFPSLLHPLSPPPPLCRPSLFSTHRRRTALRVSAAALPQCAPAGTMYELLEVAETAEPAEIKAAYRRQARKWHPDACRSACEKPFFAEQFMRVRAAYEVLSHPVLRHDYDLALRAVGSGAGVRLGGRESFGDWEVQLEVLQRRMARAGREATWASRMRRSAAHRSASVV from the coding sequence atgctttctctctcctcttctttcccttctctcttgcatccgctttctcctcctcctcctctttgcaGACCCTCTTTGTTTTCTACTCATCGAAGGAGGACTGCTCTGAGGGTCTCGGCGGCGGCGCTGCCGCAGTGTGCGCCTGCGGGGACGATGTACGAGCTGCTGGAGGTGGCGGAGACGGCTGAGCCGGCGGAGATAAAGGCGGCGTACCGACGGCAGGCGCGGAAGTGGCACCCGGACGCCTGCCGCTCCGCCTGCGAGAAGCCCTTCTTCGCGGAGCAGTTCATGCGGGTGCGCGCGGCCTACGAAGTCCTCTCCCACCCCGTTCTCCGCCACGACTACGACCTCGCTCTCCGGGCCGTCGGCAGCGGCGCTGGGGTTAGGTTGGGGGGGCGAGAAAGTTTCGGGGATTGGGAGGTCCAGTTGGAGGTGCTCCAGAGGAGGATGGCCCGGGCCGGGCGGGAGGCCACTTGGGCGAGCAGGATGAGGAGGAGCGCCGCCCATCGCTCTGCCTCCGTAGTCTGA